Sequence from the Actinomycetota bacterium genome:
GCCAGATCGCTGCCCCTCGCCCCCGCCTCACGGTCATGAACGGTACAACTCCCCGGCGTACACCGGCGCCCGCACCACGTTGCCCGGCTGCGCCAGCGGGCACGCCCAGGCCGGATCGTAGGCGCATGAGGGGTTGTAGGCAAAATTGAGGTCGATCACCAGCCGCCCGCCTGACCCGCCCAGGTCCGCTCCCTTGACCGTGTCCAGAACGTAGCGCCCGCCGCCGTAGGTCTGGTCCCCGGCGAGTCCGTCCCGGATGGGCACGAACACCCCACCCCCGTAGGATGCCAGCCACCAGGCGTCGAGGTCGCCCACCCCGGGCAGGTGCAGGCGCCCCACCCGGTCGTAGGGGACCACGCCGTCGGTGCCGGTCGGGATGTCAAGGTGGACGGGCTCCACGGCGGCGTCCAGCTCCACCTCGAAGCGGAATGCCGGGTCATAGGGCGCCACCGGCGGGCCGGCATAGGAGGGGCGCTGCGCCACGGGCACCGGCGACTGGGGATGGGTGGCCAGCAGCTCGGCCCGGGTGGCGCACCACCGGGCGTGGGCGGCCCGGGGGTCATCGCAGGCCCTGACGGCGGCGTACAGGGCTGCCACGCGCCGGCGCCAGTCGAGCAGCGAGAGCGAATCCGTTCCCATGGCCTGCCGACGATACGGCATCCGGCTGGATCGGGCCGGATCATCGGGCGACCGGCATCCTCCCGAGAGCATGCTCAGCGCCGGAGAAAAAGGCGGAATAGACCGGAGAAGCGGCATAGATACCAGAACAGTTTGGGCCGTTCCCTCATCCGTTAATTTGACACGAATTTCGGTCTGGCCTAGCCTTTCGAGGTGCATAACGAACCGGAAAGTCCGGCTGTTAACGGCGCCGGGATCCGACCGCGGGCCGACGCCGGCCGGTACTGCATGGTGGCGACACTCGGCGGCATCGTGGTCCCCACCGCCGTCGCATTCGCCGCGGCCTTGTGGCTGCGCTCCGGCCACCCGGGTGGCCGGAGCGGGTGGCCCGCCATCTTGGTCGTCCCCCTCATCGCAGCCGCCCTGACCGCTCTGCTGGCCCAGACCGCCTGGCCGTGGGCGGGCCTTCCCGGAGCGGGCCTGAGCGAGTTCCTCCCGCACCGGTGGCTGCGGCGCCGCTGGGCGGCCCGCGAAGCGGGTCTGCTGCTGCAGCGGCTGGAGGCGTTGCCGGCCGTCCCGTCAACCGAAGCCGAGGAGCTGCTGGTCGACCTGGCCGAGGCATTCTCGGCGTCCGACCCGTATACGCGCGGCCAGCCCGCCCGCCGGGCCCGCCTGTGCACCGAGATCGGGAGGGCCTACGGGCTGAGCGAACCGCAGCTCCACGCCGCTCACCTCGCCGCTGTGCTGCACGACCTGGGGATGGCGCGCATCCCGGCGCCGTTGATCCACGCCCGCGGCCCGTTGGCCGCCGAGGATGCCGAGCAGGTCTGGCTCCACCCAGAACGCGGGGCCCGGCTGGTCGCCCCCTACGTTTCCCCGGACGTGGCGGCGGCTGTGCGCAGCCACCACGAACGCCGGGATGGGCGCGGGTACCCCGACGGCCGTGCTGGCGGGGACATTCCCGGCCTCGCCTCGCTGCTCGCGGTCGTGGACACCTACGTGGCGCTGATCACCGATCGGGCGTACCGCCGGGGCCGCTCCCCCCGGCGGGCGTTCGACGAACTGCGAGCCGCGGGTGGTGCGCAGCTGGATGCCGGCCTGGTCGAGACCCTCATCGCTCTCGAGTCGACCAGGGCCGACCGCGGCCTGGGGGCATGGTTTCACGGGACGGGTGGCGCCCTGCGGGGCGCCGAGCACTGGCTGCGCGGGTCCCCGCTGCCCTCCGCCGCCGTGCTGTCCGTCCTCCTGGTGGCGGGCGCCGCCGTGGCAGGGCCGCCAATGGCGGGCATCGCCGCGCCCGCGGCGGCAACCAGACCCGCCCCGGTGCCTTCCGCGTCGCCAACACCCACCCCGCAGGCCACGGCCGCCGCCCTGGTACCCACCCCGCAGGCCACCCCCCCCGCATCGCCGCCTCGCGCAGCGCCCTCATCGACCCCCGGACCTCCGGCCAGTCCACCCTCCCCCCGGGCCACGCATGCCCGGGCAGCGACTGCGCCCGGGCTGACGCCGGTAGCCACGGCCGCGCCGACCGCGCCCGCCGGGGCCAGCACTTCCCCTCAGGCCTTCCTCCCCGTGCCACGCGTGCCCATCGTGCGCGTCATCCTCAATCCCTCGCCCACCGCTCCGGACAGCCCGACGCCCGTGACCTCCCCCACTCCCGGCCCCACGACCGACCCCGGCCGCCGTCCCACGCCCGCTCAGCCCACGCCCGGTCCGTCTCCTGCACCCGGTGCCCCCGCGGTCACCGGCGTCAGCCCGGGCACAGGCCCCAGCCCCGGGGGCACGGTCGTGGCCATCACCGGCTCAGGTTTCAGCGGGGCGACAGCGGTCACGTTCGGGGGCGCCGACGCCTGGGGCTTCAGCGTGCACTCGGACGGCTCGATCACCGCCGTCTCCCCCGGGGGCCATGGTTCGGTGGACGTTGTGGTCATCACCCCGGCGGGCTCGAGCGGGACCGGCAGCGGCGGCGCCGCCCGCTTCCTATATCAGCCCTGACGGGCCTGAGCACGGGTCCCCTCCGGGCCTACCCCCGCGCCACCGCGCCAAGGGCGCCGAGCGGAGGCCACCCGGGCTGGCGGGAGTCGGCCGATAGGCCCTGCTAGCGAACCGTCACGTCCCCGCACGCGCCCGCCTTGATTGGCTCCCCGTCCCCGATGGTGCCGGGCGGCCAAAGCTCCCCGTCCACCTCGTAGGCGCCGGGCACCAGGGAGTTGGGCAACAGCACCTGCCGGGTCTGCGAGGTGGTGCCCGCCGGAAAGGCGACAGCGTCCTCGTCGCCGGTCCCGTCCGCCTGGTCGGCACCGCTCTCGTCGTACAGGGCCGCGCCCAGGGCCAGGGTAACGGCGGCCTTGGCGGTCAGCTTGTAGGTCAGGGTGAATGTGGATCCCCGGGTCATGGCCGGCTGGAGTCCGGTGCAGGTCACGGCAAGTGACGTTACCGAGCCCGCCGCGTCCCCGCCCGGAGCCGGCGACCCCGAAGCCACCGGCGACCCCGAAGCCACCGGCGAGCGCGCCGGCACCGGCGACGAGGACGCTGGGTCCTCAGGGCCCGCAGCGGGCGGAGGCGGACTGCCGAGGCCTCCTGCCGGCACGGCTGACCCCGGCCCAGGCTCCGTCGGCGACGGACCGCTTGTCGGGCCCCCGCCCGCCGCCGAGGCCGCCGGCGCGTGATTGGAGGCAGCTGGATTCCCCGAGCCCGCCGTGCGGGGGGCGGATGCGGAGGCGCCCGAAACCGGCGTGGCCGGCGATCCCACCTGCCGGCGCCCCCCCGTGCTGCCGAGCACGGCGATCCCCGCCACGCCCAGAACCACGAAGCAGGCGACCAGGAAAGCGGCTTTCCTCACCCGCTTTCGCCGACGGGCGCCGGGTGCAGCCCGTCGGGGAACTCAGTCGTGGTGGTGGTGATGGTGGTGGTGGTGGTTGTGCCCCGGCGGGCACACCACGATGGGAGCGTCGTCGGCGTCGCCGTCATGGTCGTAGGGCGGGGGCTTCGGCGTGAAGCAGCTGGTGGGGGTGGGGTGGGGACGGGGCGGATGGTGGTGCTCGAAGAAGCCCAGCTGGCCCAGGAGACCCCCAAGGTCGATGCCCAGAAGCGTGAAGCCGGAATGGGTGTGGGCCGCGGTGGGATGCGTCGGTGCAGCGCTGGCAGTGCCCGCTGCGCCGAGCAGGCCGGCGACCATGACGGTCGCCGTGCCGAACACCGTGAGGCGGTAACTGAGCCGCCGAATGCGGCGAGGTTGGCGAGCCATGTTGCCTCCTTCTCTGGTGACCCTTGGGTCACGCATGTTGGTCACCCTTTGCACGTGGGAAGCCTACCCGGTTCTGTGCCGTTTTACAAGGCGAATTGATCTCCGTGGCAATATGAGCCTTCACCGGGGGGCATTTCTGCCATTCTCCCTGCTCAGAGCCCAGTTCTATTCCATTTCCCCTTCGCACCGCCTGACCGCATGCCGCATTTCTGGACGGTTACTTGCACCGACTTTTCCCCAATGTACAAGCTTTTTCCGCTTCTTCCGCCCACCCGTCCTCAGTAGGCGCCGCGCGGGAGGACTACGGCCCGGAGCGTCTTGAGGAGGAGCAGGAGATCCAGCCACACCGACCAGTTCTCCACGTAGTACAGGTCCAGCCGGACGGCCTCCTCCCAGCACAGGGCCGCCCGCCCGCTCACCTGCCACAGGCCGGTCACGCCGGGCTTGATCAGGTGGCGCCGGTGGTCGTCCTCCTGGTAGTCGGCAACCTCGAACGGCCGGTGGGGCCGCGGGCCCACCAGCGACATCTGGCCCACCAAGACGTTGAACAGCTGCGGGAGCTCATCCAACGAGTGGCGGCGCAGGAACCGGCCCACCCGCGTCACCCGGGGATCGGTCTGCGCCTTGCGACGAACCGGCGTGGCCTCGGCCCCTGGGTCGGCCTGCTCGTCGGGCGAGGCATCGGCCCCCAACACCATGGTGCGGAACTTGAACATCCGGAACTGCCTCCCGTGGCGGCCCACGCGAGCCTGCGAGTACAGGATGGGGCGCCCGCTGCCGATCCACACCGCCAGGGCGATTACCGCGAGAACGGGCGCCAGCACAGCGACCAGCACGGCTCCGCCCACGAGATCGATCGCCCGCTTGACCACGACCTTGGGCCCCGAGAACTCGGGCTGCTCGATGTGCAGCAGGGGCAGCCCATTGATGGGGCGAACCCGGATGCGGCGCCCGGCGAGATCGGTCAGGGCGGGGACCACGAACAGGCGCAGCCCGGTCCCCTCCAGCGCCCACCCGAGCCTCCGCAGCTGGGAGGCGCTCAGGCCGCTCGAGCTGGCGACTGCCACGGCGTTGGCGCCGTGGAGGTGGACCGCAGCGAGGATGTCGACGATACGCTCACCGGTGGTGAGCGCCGCCGGGCACGGCGTGTGGACACCCGCCACGGCGAAGCCGCCTTCCGGGTGGCTCCCCAGGTGAGCAGTAAGGCCTTCGGCCTCGTCCGCGGCGCCGATGATGACCGCCCGGTAGATCGTGGCCTCACCCCGCAGCCGGCGCCGGATCACCCGCCGCGTGCGGTAGCGCACTGCCAGGGAGAGCACCGTGGTGGTGGCCAGGGAGAAGGCAATGACCCCCCTCGAAACCTGCACGTGGGCGACGAACCCCACGACGGCAATGGTGGCCAACAGCCAGACCGTCCCGTTCAGCAGGCCGCGGAATTCCTCCACGCCGGAATCCAGCATCCGGCGGTCGTAGGTGCCGCACAGCCACATCACTCCGACCCACCCGGCGGCGAACACCGGAACCAGCGTCGGGTAGGCGATGCCGTTGATGCTGCCCGCCTGCCCCCCGAACCGGAACACGATGGCCCCGAGAGCCCCCAACACCGCGGCCCCGGCGTCGGCCACCACCAGCCAGGCGACGTAACCGCCCAGCGACAGCGACGGTGCTGCGACCTCAGCCGTCTCCCCGCCGGGGGTGGCAGGTAGCTCGACGACGCTGAGCAGCCCGGCTTGGTGCGCTTCCCCCGCCCAGTCCGGGGCCGAGGTCACAGCCTGTTCCTGGTGCACTCAGTGACCACCACCTGTCGGGTATCGCCGGGGGCTAGCTTCCGCTTCTGCCGCCTGTTCTATTTACTGCCATAATTTCAGTGTCTTTTGCGGCACAAGGCCGCGTTTCTTTTCTGAGAATAATGGCGGTTCCTTGCGGTGTCAATGGCTGCAGACACCTCGCGAGAAACTGTTCTTCAAAATGCCGGCGCTAGGGGTCGTCCTCCGGGCGAGGGGCGAAGATGATTTCCGAGCGGGACCCGGGCAGGGTGCGGATGGATCCGGCAATTTCCAGCACGGTGCGCTTCCTGCGGGTTGCCCGGCTCTCCCGGCCAGGTTGTCCGTGCTGCCGGTGAGGAGGGAGTCATCGCCCACCACCTGGTGCCCACGGTCCAGCAGCACCTCGGTCTGGTGCGATCCAAGGAACCCTGCGGCCCCGGTCACGAGGCCCTGATCGCCGGCCTAGAGGTGGCTGGCGACCTGCGCCAGGAGGGTCGGGGTGGCGGACACGGAGAGGTGCCGGCTGCTGGTGAGGCGGCCGCTCCAGGCGAGGAGGCCGCCGCCCGCGTCGGCCAATCCCTGAGCCCTCGAGATCTGGTACCCCGCCGGGAGCTGGACGTGGACCGTCAGGCTGTCCGGCTGCACCATCGCCTGGTTCTGCACCGTCAACTGGTACCCATCGGGTCCGAGGACCCCCGGCACGTCGTAGCGGATCTGCAAGGTGGCCGAGCCGCCCTGGGGAACCTCCACGTAGGTGGCGAGCAGCCGCTTCCCCAGCTGGGCGCCGTCGAAGACATCCGGCGCCGTCGCGCCGTTCACGGAGACCCCCTCGAGGACGGCGTTCGCCGGCACCAGCGCGCCCAGGTAGGTCCGGTCCACCCCCGCCGCCAGCCCGAGGTCGGGGCGTGCCCCGCCGACGACGTCGGGCAAAGCGACCCCGGCGGGCGCCGAACTGTGCTCGGCGACGGTGAGCACCACCTGCTCCGATCCATCGCGGGCGAGGTCGGCGCGGTAGTCGATGGCGCGGTGCAGGTAGTAGTCCATCTTGTTCTCGCTCTGGTTCTGGCCGTCCACCAGCAGGTAGTCACCGGGGCCCCGGGCAACCGTGCCCCCGACGCCCACCTGGCTCAGCATCGCCTCCAGGCCGGGCACGGTGGAGTACACAGTGAGGTCGTCGCCCGCGATGGACTTCGCCAGGGCCCCCGCCAGGGCGCGAGGATCGTAGCTGCCAGCGAGGATGCGCTCGAAGACGGCGTGGGCGACCCCGGAGAGCACATCGTGGCGCTGGGTGGTGCTGGGGTAGGCGAAATACAGCTGGTTGAGCGCCCAGTCCACGACATTGGCCGAGGAGAGGGGCACCGGGATCCCGGGCACGCTGACCGGTCCGGTCACCGCCAGGAGGTTGGCCAGCCCGGTGGGGTCGATGCCCACGAGCCACGTTGCCTGCAGCCCGGTCACCCGCTGCAGCATGCCCAGCAGCACCTGACCGCCCGAGGCGAAGCTGGGGCTCATGGTCAGGTTCTGCCAGGCGGCCAGGGCACCGAGTCGGTCGTACGTGGCGGCGTACTCCGCGGGCAGGTCGCCGGCCGCCGTCGCGGCGGGGAGCCCGGGGAGCGCCTGGTTGCCCGTGAACTGCCCCAGCGCCAGCTGGCCGGCGGTCGCCGTGACCACCCCGATCGAGCCCAGATATCCGCCCCGCCCCCGTTGTTCGGCGTTGTCCTCAGCGCCCACGACCCAGGTCTGCTGCCCACCGGCACCGAAGG
This genomic interval carries:
- a CDS encoding DUF1684 domain-containing protein codes for the protein MGTDSLSLLDWRRRVAALYAAVRACDDPRAAHARWCATRAELLATHPQSPVPVAQRPSYAGPPVAPYDPAFRFEVELDAAVEPVHLDIPTGTDGVVPYDRVGRLHLPGVGDLDAWWLASYGGGVFVPIRDGLAGDQTYGGGRYVLDTVKGADLGGSGGRLVIDLNFAYNPSCAYDPAWACPLAQPGNVVRAPVYAGELYRS
- a CDS encoding sugar transferase, giving the protein MTSAPDWAGEAHQAGLLSVVELPATPGGETAEVAAPSLSLGGYVAWLVVADAGAAVLGALGAIVFRFGGQAGSINGIAYPTLVPVFAAGWVGVMWLCGTYDRRMLDSGVEEFRGLLNGTVWLLATIAVVGFVAHVQVSRGVIAFSLATTTVLSLAVRYRTRRVIRRRLRGEATIYRAVIIGAADEAEGLTAHLGSHPEGGFAVAGVHTPCPAALTTGERIVDILAAVHLHGANAVAVASSSGLSASQLRRLGWALEGTGLRLFVVPALTDLAGRRIRVRPINGLPLLHIEQPEFSGPKVVVKRAIDLVGGAVLVAVLAPVLAVIALAVWIGSGRPILYSQARVGRHGRQFRMFKFRTMVLGADASPDEQADPGAEATPVRRKAQTDPRVTRVGRFLRRHSLDELPQLFNVLVGQMSLVGPRPHRPFEVADYQEDDHRRHLIKPGVTGLWQVSGRAALCWEEAVRLDLYYVENWSVWLDLLLLLKTLRAVVLPRGAY
- a CDS encoding NAD-dependent epimerase/dehydratase family protein, producing the protein MTGAAGFLGSHQTEVLLDRGHQVVGDDSLLTGSTDNLAGRAGQPAGSAPCWKLPDPSAPCPGPARKSSSPLARRTTPSAGILKNSFSRGVCSH
- a CDS encoding HD domain-containing phosphohydrolase, with product MHNEPESPAVNGAGIRPRADAGRYCMVATLGGIVVPTAVAFAAALWLRSGHPGGRSGWPAILVVPLIAAALTALLAQTAWPWAGLPGAGLSEFLPHRWLRRRWAAREAGLLLQRLEALPAVPSTEAEELLVDLAEAFSASDPYTRGQPARRARLCTEIGRAYGLSEPQLHAAHLAAVLHDLGMARIPAPLIHARGPLAAEDAEQVWLHPERGARLVAPYVSPDVAAAVRSHHERRDGRGYPDGRAGGDIPGLASLLAVVDTYVALITDRAYRRGRSPRRAFDELRAAGGAQLDAGLVETLIALESTRADRGLGAWFHGTGGALRGAEHWLRGSPLPSAAVLSVLLVAGAAVAGPPMAGIAAPAAATRPAPVPSASPTPTPQATAAALVPTPQATPPASPPRAAPSSTPGPPASPPSPRATHARAATAPGLTPVATAAPTAPAGASTSPQAFLPVPRVPIVRVILNPSPTAPDSPTPVTSPTPGPTTDPGRRPTPAQPTPGPSPAPGAPAVTGVSPGTGPSPGGTVVAITGSGFSGATAVTFGGADAWGFSVHSDGSITAVSPGGHGSVDVVVITPAGSSGTGSGGAARFLYQP